In Simkaniaceae bacterium, the following proteins share a genomic window:
- a CDS encoding Fic family protein, protein MTELTDWLQGERTIPPVLAAGIAQFQLVHIHPFVDGNGRTSRLLSTLCLYRSGINRRSLQRDLADLIEKGIIAQEGIKKATRYRLNRLS, encoded by the coding sequence ATGACTGAGCTGACAGATTGGCTGCAAGGTGAACGCACAATCCCTCCGGTTCTTGCCGCGGGAATAGCGCAGTTCCAGCTGGTCCATATCCACCCGTTTGTAGACGGAAACGGCAGGACGTCCCGGCTTCTTTCCACCTTGTGCCTTTACCGCTCGGGAATAAACAGGCGTTCTTTACAAAGAGATCTTGCCGATCTCATAGAGAAAGGGATCATTGCACAAGAAGGAATTAAAAAAGCCACCCGTTACAGGCTGAACCGTCTTAGTTGA